The proteins below come from a single Piscinibacter gummiphilus genomic window:
- a CDS encoding acyl--CoA ligase produces the protein MPDTLQQLLSTGADGAIAISAPGRTALSYRDLRALVQTTLASLNALGVGRNDRVGIVLNNGPEMATCYMACASGTTSAPLNPAYRADEFEFYLSDLNAKALIVEQGSTSPAIDVAKKLGVRVLDLVVPAGAPAGQFTLQPRDAGSATSTTNGGYSQPEDVGMVLHTSGTTSRPKIVPLSVANLCASAKNIRTTLQFTPNDVGLNIMPLFHIHGLIAGVLAPLSAGSQVFCTPGFNALKFFAWMDEAKPTWYTAVPTMHQAIIGRAKGNLDVIARHPLRFLRSSSSSMPPQVIKELEEIFKAPLIEAYGMTEATHQMASNPLPPLPRKPGSVGLPAGPEVQIMGEDGKLVGPGEIGEIVIKGPNVTLGYENNPKANAEGYLNGWFRTGDQGTKDADGYISLTGRLKEIINRGGEKVSPREVDEILMDHPAVNQVVCFGMPHPKLGEEVAAVVVLKEGQTATERELQDFVGTRAAEFKVPKKILFMEEIPKGATGKLQRIGLAQKLGL, from the coding sequence ATGCCTGACACCCTGCAGCAACTGCTTTCCACCGGCGCCGACGGCGCCATCGCCATCTCGGCCCCGGGCCGCACGGCCCTCAGCTACCGCGATCTGCGCGCCCTTGTGCAGACCACGCTCGCGAGCCTCAACGCCCTGGGCGTGGGTCGCAACGACCGGGTGGGCATCGTGCTCAACAACGGCCCCGAGATGGCCACCTGCTACATGGCCTGTGCCTCGGGCACGACCAGCGCACCGCTCAACCCGGCCTACCGTGCCGACGAGTTCGAGTTCTACCTCTCCGACCTGAACGCCAAGGCGCTGATCGTCGAGCAAGGCAGCACCTCGCCGGCCATCGACGTGGCCAAGAAGCTCGGCGTGCGCGTGCTCGACCTCGTGGTGCCGGCCGGCGCCCCGGCGGGCCAGTTCACGCTGCAGCCGCGCGACGCCGGCTCGGCCACGTCGACCACGAACGGCGGCTACAGCCAGCCGGAAGACGTGGGCATGGTGTTGCACACCTCGGGCACCACCTCGCGGCCGAAGATCGTGCCGCTGTCGGTGGCCAACCTGTGCGCGTCGGCGAAGAACATCCGCACCACGCTGCAGTTCACTCCGAACGACGTGGGCCTGAACATCATGCCGCTCTTCCACATCCACGGCCTCATCGCCGGGGTGCTGGCGCCGCTGTCGGCCGGCTCGCAGGTCTTCTGCACGCCGGGCTTCAACGCGCTCAAGTTCTTCGCGTGGATGGACGAGGCCAAGCCCACCTGGTACACCGCCGTGCCCACCATGCACCAGGCCATCATCGGCCGCGCCAAGGGCAACCTCGACGTGATCGCGCGCCACCCGCTGCGCTTCCTGCGCTCGAGCTCGTCGTCGATGCCGCCGCAGGTCATCAAGGAGTTGGAAGAGATCTTCAAGGCCCCGCTGATCGAGGCCTACGGCATGACCGAGGCCACGCACCAGATGGCCTCGAACCCGCTGCCGCCGCTGCCGCGCAAGCCCGGCAGCGTGGGCCTGCCCGCGGGCCCCGAGGTGCAAATCATGGGTGAAGACGGCAAGCTCGTCGGCCCGGGCGAGATCGGCGAGATCGTCATCAAGGGCCCCAACGTGACGCTCGGCTACGAGAACAACCCCAAGGCCAACGCCGAGGGTTACTTGAACGGCTGGTTCCGCACCGGCGACCAGGGCACGAAAGACGCCGACGGCTACATCAGCCTCACCGGCCGCCTGAAGGAGATCATCAACCGCGGCGGCGAGAAGGTGAGCCCGCGCGAGGTCGACGAGATCCTGATGGACCACCCGGCCGTCAACCAGGTGGTCTGCTTCGGCATGCCCCACCCCAAGCTCGGCGAAGAAGTGGCCGCGGTGGTGGTGCTGAAGGAAGGCCAGACCGCTACCGAACGTGAATTGCAGGACTTCGTGGGCACACGCGCCGCGGAGTTCAAGGTGCCGAAGAAGATCCTCTTCATGGAAGAAATTCCCAAGGGGGCGACCGGCAAGCTGCAACGCATAGGCCTGGCCCAGAAGCTCGGCCTCTGA
- a CDS encoding Bug family tripartite tricarboxylate transporter substrate binding protein produces the protein MKTTLCLTLLAAACAVAAPPAFAWEPTKPIEFVVPAGTGGGADQMARFIQGVAAKNKLTAQPIVVVNKAGGAGAEGFLDVKGDKGNAHKIVITLSNLFTTPLATGVPFNWRDLTPVSMLALDNFILWVNAESPYKTPKEYLAAVKAQPDKTFKMGGTGSKQEDQIITVLMEKTAGKKMTYIPLKGGGDVAVQLVGKHIDSTVNNPIEAESHWRSGALRPLCVMDKKPLAYPAKVTATQSWQDVPTCTSAGLPVDYLMLRGVFMPPGVTPDQVKYYVDLFQKVRALPEWKTFMEKGAFTQTVMSGPEFVDWLGKNEQLHRVLMKEAGFLATN, from the coding sequence GTGAAGACAACACTTTGCCTGACCCTCCTGGCCGCGGCCTGTGCCGTGGCGGCCCCGCCCGCCTTCGCCTGGGAACCCACCAAGCCCATCGAGTTCGTGGTGCCCGCGGGCACCGGCGGCGGCGCCGACCAGATGGCGCGCTTCATCCAGGGTGTGGCGGCGAAGAACAAGCTCACCGCGCAGCCCATCGTCGTCGTCAACAAGGCCGGCGGTGCCGGCGCCGAAGGCTTTCTCGACGTGAAGGGCGACAAGGGCAACGCGCACAAGATCGTCATCACGCTGTCGAACCTCTTCACCACGCCGCTGGCCACCGGCGTGCCCTTCAACTGGCGCGACCTCACGCCGGTGTCGATGCTGGCGCTCGACAACTTCATCCTGTGGGTGAACGCCGAGTCGCCCTACAAGACGCCGAAGGAATACCTCGCCGCCGTGAAGGCCCAGCCCGACAAGACCTTCAAGATGGGCGGCACCGGCTCCAAGCAGGAAGACCAGATCATCACCGTGCTGATGGAGAAGACCGCCGGCAAGAAGATGACCTACATCCCGCTCAAGGGCGGTGGCGACGTGGCGGTGCAGCTCGTGGGCAAGCACATCGACTCCACCGTCAACAACCCCATCGAAGCCGAGTCGCACTGGCGCTCGGGCGCGCTGCGCCCGCTGTGCGTGATGGACAAGAAGCCGCTAGCCTACCCCGCCAAGGTCACCGCCACCCAGTCGTGGCAGGACGTGCCCACCTGCACCTCGGCCGGCCTGCCGGTCGACTACCTGATGCTGCGCGGTGTGTTCATGCCGCCCGGCGTCACGCCCGACCAGGTGAAGTACTACGTCGACCTGTTCCAGAAAGTGCGTGCCTTGCCGGAGTGGAAGACCTTCATGGAAAAAGGCGCGTTCACGCAGACCGTCATGAGCGGCCCCGAGTTCGTCGACTGGCTCGGCAAGAACGAGCAACTGCACCGCGTGTTGATGAAGGAAGCCGGGTTCCTGGCCACGAACTGA
- a CDS encoding tripartite tricarboxylate transporter TctB family protein produces the protein MDSEHQKPGPSTRGPELALAGFLMVLAGFVIVDSVRTGIGWGDDGPKSGYFPFRIGLLLLGASGWVFVTTLLKWRETHPLFAERSQLATVMAMLIPMVVYVGGIAFLGLYVSSLVLIGYFMRRYGRFGWPLTAAVSVGVPLVFFLVFERWFLVPLPKGPIERLLGF, from the coding sequence ATGGATTCAGAACACCAAAAACCCGGCCCCAGCACCCGCGGCCCCGAGCTGGCGCTGGCCGGCTTCCTCATGGTGCTGGCCGGCTTCGTGATCGTCGACAGCGTGCGCACCGGCATCGGCTGGGGCGACGACGGGCCGAAGTCGGGCTACTTCCCCTTCCGCATCGGCCTGCTCCTGCTGGGCGCGAGCGGCTGGGTGTTCGTGACCACGCTGCTCAAGTGGCGCGAGACGCACCCGCTCTTCGCCGAGCGCTCGCAACTCGCCACCGTGATGGCGATGTTGATCCCGATGGTGGTGTACGTGGGCGGCATCGCCTTCCTCGGCCTCTACGTGTCGTCGCTGGTGCTCATCGGCTACTTCATGCGCCGCTACGGCAGGTTCGGCTGGCCACTTACCGCGGCGGTGTCGGTGGGGGTGCCGCTCGTGTTCTTCCTGGTCTTCGAACGCTGGTTCCTCGTGCCGCTGCCCAAGGGCCCGATCGAACGCCTCCTGGGCTTCTGA
- a CDS encoding tripartite tricarboxylate transporter permease: MEELSNLLNGFAVAMTVPNLGYMLIGITLGVLIGVLPGLGGANGIAILLPLTFSMNPTSAIIMLSCIYWGALFGGAITSILFNIPGEPWSVATTFDGYPMAQKGQAAQALTAAFTSSFVGALFAVLLITFLAPLLAKFALKFGPAEFFAVQLLTFCSFVGMSKEPPAKVIAAMMLGFALAAVGMDTVTGQLRMTYGQPELLKGFDFLIAVIGLFGIGEILLTMEEGLAFKGKTARINLKVVFETWATLPRYWLTFLRSTAIGCWMGITPGGATPASFMSYGMARRMSKDPQGFGKGNLEGVIAPETAAHAAGTSALLPMLTLGIPGSPTAAVLLGGLMIWGLQPGPMLFVEHKDFVWGLIASMYTGNIVGLLVVLTTVPFWAGFLRIPFSVIAPVIVVICAIGAYTVHSSMFDVIMMMVFGVLGYLFKKLKYPLAPLVLALVLGDMAEASFRQAMLLSQGSLSIFWANPLVGSIAGLAVALLLWPLLGSARGYFKPKEAVA; this comes from the coding sequence ATGGAAGAACTCTCGAACCTGCTCAACGGCTTCGCGGTCGCGATGACCGTGCCCAACCTCGGCTACATGCTGATCGGCATCACGCTCGGCGTGCTGATCGGCGTGCTGCCCGGCCTGGGCGGCGCCAACGGCATCGCCATCCTGCTGCCGCTCACCTTCAGCATGAACCCCACGTCGGCCATCATCATGCTGTCGTGCATCTACTGGGGTGCGCTCTTCGGCGGGGCGATCACCTCCATCCTCTTCAACATCCCCGGCGAACCCTGGTCGGTGGCCACCACCTTCGACGGCTACCCGATGGCGCAGAAGGGCCAGGCGGCGCAGGCGTTGACGGCAGCCTTCACCTCGTCGTTCGTCGGCGCCCTCTTCGCCGTGCTGCTCATCACCTTCCTTGCACCGCTGCTCGCCAAGTTCGCTCTGAAGTTCGGCCCTGCCGAGTTCTTCGCGGTGCAGCTGCTCACCTTCTGCAGCTTCGTCGGCATGAGCAAGGAGCCGCCCGCGAAGGTGATCGCGGCCATGATGCTCGGCTTCGCGCTCGCCGCCGTCGGCATGGACACCGTGACCGGCCAGCTGCGCATGACCTACGGCCAGCCCGAGCTGCTCAAGGGCTTCGACTTCCTGATCGCGGTGATCGGCCTCTTCGGCATCGGCGAGATCCTGCTCACGATGGAAGAAGGCCTTGCGTTCAAGGGCAAGACGGCGCGCATCAACCTCAAGGTCGTGTTCGAGACCTGGGCCACGCTGCCTCGCTACTGGCTCACCTTCCTGCGCTCCACCGCCATCGGCTGCTGGATGGGCATCACGCCGGGCGGCGCCACGCCGGCGTCGTTCATGAGCTACGGCATGGCGCGGCGCATGTCGAAAGACCCGCAGGGCTTTGGCAAGGGCAACCTCGAAGGCGTGATCGCGCCCGAAACCGCGGCGCACGCGGCCGGCACCTCGGCGCTCCTGCCCATGCTCACGCTCGGCATCCCCGGCTCGCCCACCGCGGCGGTGCTGCTGGGTGGCCTGATGATCTGGGGCCTGCAACCCGGGCCCATGCTCTTCGTCGAGCACAAGGACTTCGTCTGGGGCCTGATCGCCTCGATGTACACCGGCAACATCGTCGGCCTGCTGGTCGTGCTCACCACCGTGCCCTTCTGGGCCGGCTTCCTGCGCATCCCGTTCTCCGTCATCGCGCCGGTGATCGTGGTCATCTGCGCGATCGGCGCCTACACGGTGCACAGTTCGATGTTCGACGTGATCATGATGATGGTGTTCGGCGTGCTCGGTTATCTCTTCAAGAAACTCAAATACCCGCTGGCCCCGCTGGTGCTGGCGCTCGTGCTCGGCGACATGGCCGAAGCGAGCTTCCGCCAGGCGATGCTGCTGTCGCAGGGCAGCCTGTCGATCTTCTGGGCCAACCCGCTCGTCGGCAGCATCGCCGGCCTCGCGGTCGCCCTGCTGCTGTGGCCGCTGCTCGGTTCGGCCCGCGGCTACTTCAAGCCCAAGGAGGCGGTGGCATGA
- a CDS encoding 2-dehydropantoate 2-reductase translates to MKIAIVGAGAIGGYLGAKLSLAGEDVTFIARNKNLAAINANGFKLITEDGSEQHAATVRAVQAMADAGPQDAVLLTVKAHQLKDLLPELRALFGPETMVVTMINGLPWWYFHKLAGPYEGRQLESVDPGGVIAQHIEPERVIGSVVYPAAELVAPGVVKVIEGNRFTLGEPDGSRSPRIEALSQAMMKAGFKAPVSKDIRGEIWVKLWGNLSFNPISALTHATLQDICRDAGTRELAANMMREAQTLGEKLGVEFKISLDKRIAGAEAVGAHKTSMLQDVEAGRALELEALVGSVRELGRITGTATPTIDAVYALARLLGKTLVEAKGRLAVQPAA, encoded by the coding sequence ATGAAGATCGCCATCGTCGGCGCGGGGGCCATCGGCGGCTACCTCGGCGCGAAGCTGTCGCTGGCCGGTGAAGACGTCACCTTCATCGCTCGCAACAAGAACCTCGCGGCGATCAACGCCAACGGCTTCAAGCTGATCACCGAAGACGGCAGCGAGCAGCACGCCGCCACGGTGCGTGCCGTGCAGGCGATGGCCGACGCCGGCCCGCAGGACGCGGTGCTGCTCACGGTGAAGGCGCATCAGTTGAAGGACCTGCTGCCCGAGCTGCGCGCCCTCTTCGGGCCCGAGACGATGGTCGTCACGATGATCAACGGCCTGCCGTGGTGGTACTTCCACAAGCTTGCCGGCCCCTACGAAGGCCGCCAGCTGGAAAGCGTGGACCCGGGCGGCGTGATCGCGCAGCACATCGAGCCCGAGCGCGTGATCGGCAGCGTGGTCTACCCCGCGGCCGAGCTCGTGGCGCCCGGCGTGGTGAAGGTGATCGAAGGCAACCGCTTCACCTTGGGTGAGCCCGATGGCAGCCGCAGCCCGCGCATCGAGGCGCTGTCGCAGGCGATGATGAAAGCCGGCTTCAAGGCGCCGGTCAGCAAGGACATTCGCGGAGAGATCTGGGTGAAGCTGTGGGGCAACCTGAGCTTCAACCCGATCAGCGCGCTGACGCATGCCACGCTGCAGGACATCTGCCGAGATGCGGGCACCCGGGAGCTGGCGGCGAACATGATGCGCGAGGCGCAGACGCTCGGGGAGAAGCTCGGGGTGGAGTTCAAGATCTCGCTCGACAAGCGGATCGCGGGCGCCGAAGCGGTGGGGGCGCACAAGACGTCGATGCTGCAGGACGTCGAGGCGGGGCGTGCGCTCGAGCTGGAGGCGTTGGTGGGCAGCGTGCGGGAGTTGGGGCGCATCACGGGGACGGCGACGCCGACGATCGATGCGGTCTATGCGCTTGCTCGGTTGCTTGGGAAGACGCTTGTTGAGGCGAAGGGGCGGCTGGCTGTGCAGCCTGCGGCTTGA